One region of Peptococcaceae bacterium 1198_IL3148 genomic DNA includes:
- the priA gene encoding primosomal protein N' has translation MAKVKLLGQYAEVVVEVPSRQVDRPFHYRVPESLQPLSVGSRVLVPFGNRTIAGYVMGYSDPPTAVKIKDIKAVVGGGLSPELMELARWLAKKYLCTLSESLHCVLGPGREPKKVPQGLFAAISDAQLVKLKLTAKQQQVMEQALAHPGLNKTELAQISSVSTATVTTLIKKNLLRWSSRTDVGAEQATEPLPQLTEEQRQVLGAIAVAVDEEAYSAFLLHGVTGSGKTEVYLNIIARVLSQNRQAIVLVPEISLTPQMVSIFKKRFGNAVAVLHSRLSDGERYAERERIEQGQAQVVLGARSAIFAPVPKLGIIIIDEEHEPLYKQEENPKYHCRDVALHRAKLNNAVVILGSATPALESYCRTEINGPYQLLSMTKRVADRPLPEVAVVDMREEMASGNKSIFSRALLNKMAVRLEKQQQVVLFINRRGYATFIVCRQCGEVLKCPHCDISLTYHNDGVLRCHYCNYQRPTPKKCPHCQSDAIGFFGVGTQRVEEEVRRFFPQANVLRMDGDTTSRKGAHQEILDAFKAGEGDVLVGTQMIAKGLDIPGVTLVGVVSADTMLHMPDFRAAERTFQLLTQVAGRAGRGVNVGETIIQTYSPEHYSIVTAQSHDYAGFYNKEMNLRRALKYPPFYYLSRILITGEDEQLVEVVAKQLKDILAQTVAKVPSEQQAMVLGPAPAALSKVQKKYRWQIMIKARTLVATRAITGNGVKQWEENNRLRNRVSVSIDMEPQFLM, from the coding sequence ATGGCAAAGGTTAAGTTGCTGGGGCAATATGCTGAGGTGGTGGTTGAGGTGCCCAGCCGTCAAGTGGATCGCCCCTTTCACTATCGGGTACCAGAAAGTTTACAACCACTGTCGGTGGGTAGCCGGGTGCTGGTTCCCTTTGGCAATCGGACGATAGCTGGCTATGTGATGGGCTACTCTGACCCGCCAACGGCGGTAAAAATTAAGGACATAAAAGCGGTGGTGGGCGGAGGACTATCGCCTGAATTAATGGAGTTAGCCCGGTGGCTGGCTAAGAAATATCTGTGTACTTTATCCGAAAGTTTACACTGTGTATTGGGGCCGGGCCGAGAACCCAAAAAGGTGCCCCAGGGCTTGTTTGCGGCAATAAGTGATGCTCAGTTAGTGAAGCTTAAACTAACTGCCAAACAACAGCAGGTTATGGAGCAAGCGTTGGCTCATCCTGGATTAAACAAAACTGAACTGGCCCAAATATCATCAGTGTCCACTGCCACTGTGACCACTTTGATTAAAAAAAATCTGTTGCGGTGGTCCAGCCGGACTGATGTTGGGGCCGAACAGGCAACAGAACCGTTGCCACAGCTGACTGAGGAACAAAGGCAAGTATTAGGTGCCATTGCTGTTGCTGTAGACGAAGAGGCTTACTCTGCTTTTTTACTGCATGGTGTCACTGGCAGCGGTAAAACCGAAGTATATCTCAATATTATTGCCCGGGTGCTAAGCCAAAACAGACAGGCCATTGTGCTGGTGCCAGAAATTTCTCTGACACCCCAAATGGTGTCGATATTTAAAAAGCGGTTTGGCAATGCAGTGGCGGTATTGCACAGTCGCCTTTCCGATGGAGAAAGGTATGCCGAAAGGGAGCGCATTGAACAGGGCCAGGCCCAGGTGGTTTTAGGCGCCCGTTCGGCAATTTTTGCGCCGGTACCTAAATTGGGCATAATTATTATAGATGAAGAACATGAGCCTTTGTATAAACAGGAAGAAAACCCCAAGTACCATTGCCGGGACGTGGCGTTACACCGGGCCAAATTAAATAACGCGGTAGTTATTTTAGGCAGTGCCACCCCAGCCTTAGAAAGCTATTGTCGCACCGAAATTAACGGCCCCTATCAACTGTTGTCTATGACCAAAAGGGTGGCGGATCGGCCACTGCCGGAGGTGGCAGTGGTGGATATGCGCGAAGAGATGGCCAGCGGCAATAAAAGCATTTTTAGCCGGGCACTGTTAAATAAAATGGCCGTCAGGTTGGAGAAACAACAGCAGGTGGTGCTGTTTATTAATCGCCGGGGTTATGCCACTTTTATTGTTTGTCGCCAATGTGGCGAGGTGCTAAAATGTCCCCATTGTGATATTTCTTTAACCTACCACAATGATGGTGTGTTGCGCTGCCATTACTGCAATTACCAGCGGCCCACTCCAAAAAAGTGTCCCCATTGCCAAAGTGATGCCATTGGCTTTTTTGGGGTTGGTACCCAACGGGTGGAAGAGGAAGTGAGAAGGTTCTTTCCCCAGGCCAACGTGTTGCGGATGGATGGAGACACCACCAGTCGCAAGGGCGCTCACCAAGAAATATTGGACGCCTTTAAAGCCGGTGAGGGCGATGTGTTGGTGGGTACCCAAATGATTGCTAAGGGTTTAGATATTCCTGGAGTGACACTGGTGGGGGTGGTAAGTGCCGACACCATGTTGCATATGCCAGACTTTCGGGCGGCGGAACGCACTTTTCAGTTGCTGACCCAAGTGGCGGGCCGAGCGGGCAGAGGGGTGAATGTCGGAGAAACCATTATTCAAACCTATAGCCCCGAGCACTATAGTATTGTCACCGCCCAAAGCCATGATTATGCCGGCTTTTATAATAAAGAAATGAATCTACGACGGGCGCTGAAATATCCACCTTTTTATTATCTGTCCCGGATATTAATTACCGGCGAAGATGAACAACTGGTGGAAGTGGTGGCTAAGCAACTTAAAGACATTTTGGCCCAGACGGTGGCAAAGGTACCTAGCGAACAGCAAGCCATGGTATTGGGCCCTGCTCCAGCGGCTTTATCTAAGGTGCAAAAGAAATATCGGTGGCAAATAATGATTAAGGCCCGCACTTTGGTCGCCACCCGGGCTATAACTGGTAACGGGGTTAAGCAGTGGGAGGAAAATAATCGGTTGAGAAACAGAGTTTCTGTTAGCATAGATATGGAACCTCAATTTTTAATGTAG
- the def gene encoding peptide deformylase produces MAVYEVVKNGDPILREKAATVPKITPNIIKLLDNMRDTMYASKGVGLAAPQIGISKRVVVVDIGEGLIELINPEIIEGSGVETDYEGCLSIPGIIGEVSRASAVIVKALNRDGQEVQYKAKGYLARAFQHEIDHLEGILFIDKAKNIRKEE; encoded by the coding sequence ATGGCGGTGTATGAAGTGGTGAAAAACGGTGACCCCATCCTGCGTGAAAAGGCAGCGACGGTGCCGAAAATTACACCTAACATTATAAAGTTACTTGATAACATGCGGGATACCATGTATGCCAGTAAAGGAGTGGGTTTAGCAGCTCCGCAAATTGGTATTTCCAAACGGGTAGTGGTGGTAGATATTGGTGAAGGGTTAATTGAGCTGATTAACCCTGAGATTATCGAAGGTAGCGGCGTGGAGACTGATTACGAAGGCTGCTTATCCATTCCCGGCATCATTGGCGAAGTGTCAAGGGCCAGTGCGGTGATCGTTAAAGCTTTAAATCGGGATGGCCAGGAAGTGCAATATAAAGCTAAAGGATATTTGGCCCGGGCCTTTCAACATGAAATAGACCATTTGGAAGGCATTTTGTTTATTGACAAGGCCAAAAACATTAGGAAGGAAGAGTAA
- the fmt gene encoding methionyl-tRNA formyltransferase codes for MRIIYMGTPDFAVPCLEAIVEHNHQVVGVVTQPDRPKGRGKKLQPPPVKVTAEAMGIPVYQPETIKTPEFMALLKEFNPQLIVVVAYGKILPPEILHLPPLGCVNVHASLLPKYRGSAPIHWAIINGEQQTGVTTMYMNEGMDTGDMILSAATDITDADTVGTLHDRLATMGATLLAETLQLIAQGKAPRIPQKDAEACYAPMLKKEHELIQWQRSAVAIKNHIHGLNPWPGSYTTLAGKVLKLWRAELVPGNGGEQPGTVVSVKDNQVVVQTGEGLLALTELQLQGGKRLSAREFLCGKKLTPGIKLGV; via the coding sequence ATGCGTATTATCTACATGGGGACACCGGATTTTGCAGTACCCTGTTTAGAAGCCATTGTTGAACACAATCACCAGGTGGTGGGTGTGGTCACTCAGCCCGATCGTCCCAAGGGGCGGGGCAAAAAATTGCAACCACCACCGGTAAAGGTGACGGCAGAGGCCATGGGAATACCGGTATATCAGCCAGAAACAATCAAGACACCGGAATTCATGGCATTATTAAAAGAATTCAATCCCCAATTGATAGTGGTGGTGGCCTATGGCAAAATATTGCCGCCGGAAATTTTGCACTTACCTCCATTGGGCTGTGTCAATGTGCATGCTTCGTTGCTGCCTAAGTATCGGGGCTCGGCGCCAATTCATTGGGCTATAATTAACGGGGAACAGCAAACTGGTGTTACCACCATGTATATGAATGAGGGTATGGATACCGGGGATATGATTCTCTCCGCTGCCACCGATATCACAGATGCGGACACAGTGGGGACACTTCATGATCGGTTGGCCACGATGGGAGCAACGCTTTTGGCCGAAACGTTACAACTGATTGCCCAGGGCAAAGCGCCGCGGATACCCCAAAAGGATGCCGAGGCTTGCTACGCACCGATGCTTAAAAAAGAACATGAGCTAATTCAATGGCAACGGTCTGCGGTAGCAATAAAAAATCATATCCATGGACTAAACCCTTGGCCCGGTAGCTATACCACTTTGGCAGGTAAAGTGTTAAAATTATGGCGGGCAGAGTTGGTGCCAGGAAATGGTGGAGAACAACCAGGGACCGTTGTTAGTGTGAAAGACAACCAGGTGGTGGTCCAAACCGGTGAGGGCCTGTTGGCGTTGACAGAACTGCAGTTGCAAGGTGGTAAAAGGCTCAGTGCCCGAGAGTTTCTCTGCGGGAAAAAGTTGACCCCCGGTATCAAACTGGGAGTTTAG
- a CDS encoding DUF116 domain-containing protein, whose protein sequence is MITESAVNKPQAKKRLFIGLLAVSVIAVLGLAILLWYLMSHPTTVLQQVLLVLLIGSILITLVAVAFGIGGIVLTIWLAKTITPLQPLMRVAMSLLFPVVIGLGHVFNINTDKIKSSFIEVNNQLVRTKEFSLKPEQLLVLAPHCLQKSSCPHKITTNINNCKRCGGCPVDKLLAVRERYGVNIGLATGGTLARKYVKEYRPKAIVAIACERDLVSGIQDSTPIPVLGVLNDRPFGPCFNTQISVPRLEEAIRYFLSAEEI, encoded by the coding sequence ATGATTACCGAATCAGCAGTTAATAAACCCCAAGCGAAAAAAAGACTGTTTATTGGCCTGTTGGCCGTCAGTGTAATTGCAGTTTTGGGACTGGCTATCTTATTATGGTATTTGATGTCCCATCCCACAACTGTGTTACAACAGGTATTATTGGTGCTATTAATTGGTAGTATATTAATAACACTGGTGGCGGTGGCCTTTGGCATTGGTGGTATTGTTTTGACCATTTGGTTGGCTAAGACCATTACCCCACTGCAACCATTGATGAGGGTGGCCATGAGTTTACTGTTTCCGGTGGTAATTGGCTTGGGGCACGTCTTTAACATTAATACCGACAAAATAAAAAGTTCCTTTATTGAGGTCAATAACCAGTTGGTGCGGACTAAGGAATTTAGTTTAAAACCAGAACAACTGTTGGTATTGGCTCCCCATTGTTTGCAAAAGAGCAGTTGCCCACACAAAATTACCACTAACATCAACAACTGTAAAAGATGTGGCGGTTGTCCGGTGGATAAACTTTTGGCGGTGCGGGAACGGTATGGTGTTAATATCGGTTTGGCCACCGGCGGTACGCTGGCCCGCAAATATGTTAAGGAATACCGACCAAAAGCGATAGTGGCCATTGCTTGCGAACGGGATTTGGTCAGTGGTATTCAAGATTCTACCCCCATACCGGTGTTGGGAGTGTTAAATGATCGACCCTTTGGTCCTTGCTTTAATACCCAAATATCGGTACCGAGACTAGAAGAAGCGATAAGATATTTTTTATCCGCAGAAGAAATTTAA
- the rsmB gene encoding 16S rRNA (cytosine(967)-C(5))-methyltransferase RsmB — protein sequence MSNVNAREMALMALKSVEEEGAYANLALNRVLEKYKPEKLDRAFATEIVYGSLRTMNTLDWVISRFLQQPLASQTVWVRNILRIGTYQLIYMDKVPAAAACNESVELAKKYANPGVVKFVNGVLRNITRNLDNLDYPDIESDPVSHVALKYSHPRWMVERWLKEYGVEQTIELCKANNLTPPNTIRTNTLRISREALINLLQAEGVKVQKTKYVSEGLKIDGFLSFRHLEAFQQGLFQIQDESSMLVGHALNPAHGSRVIDAAAAPGGKSTHIAQLMENTGLILSFDIHPHKLKLIEENCRRLGITNVKVSVGDSREIAADLHNWADYVLLDAPCSGLGVLRRRPDARWRKEAYQIPAIVKLQREMLESVSKCVRPGGVLVYSTCTITYEENLGQVKSFLKEHDEFILEDLTPLLPANMANEPDIAKGYVQLLPHVHGMDGFFLARMRKRGLSHKL from the coding sequence ATGTCCAATGTAAATGCTAGGGAAATGGCTTTAATGGCGTTAAAATCAGTTGAGGAAGAGGGCGCCTATGCTAATTTAGCTTTAAATAGAGTGCTGGAAAAATATAAACCAGAAAAGCTTGATCGGGCCTTTGCCACAGAAATTGTCTATGGCTCATTGCGCACCATGAATACTCTGGATTGGGTGATATCACGGTTTCTACAGCAACCATTGGCGTCACAAACGGTTTGGGTAAGAAATATTTTACGCATTGGTACATACCAATTAATCTATATGGATAAAGTCCCGGCGGCGGCCGCCTGCAATGAATCAGTGGAATTGGCCAAAAAATATGCCAATCCTGGGGTGGTTAAGTTTGTCAATGGCGTGCTGCGCAATATTACCCGCAACCTAGACAACTTAGACTATCCCGATATTGAGAGTGATCCGGTAAGCCATGTGGCGTTAAAATATTCGCATCCTCGCTGGATGGTGGAAAGATGGTTAAAGGAATATGGGGTTGAGCAGACCATAGAGCTCTGCAAGGCTAACAATCTGACGCCCCCAAACACCATCCGTACCAATACGCTGCGCATCAGTCGGGAAGCTTTAATTAACCTGTTGCAAGCTGAGGGCGTAAAGGTGCAAAAGACTAAATACGTTTCCGAAGGCTTAAAAATAGATGGTTTTTTATCTTTCCGTCATTTGGAAGCCTTTCAACAGGGGTTGTTTCAAATACAGGATGAAAGCTCAATGTTAGTGGGTCATGCTCTCAACCCAGCCCATGGTTCCCGGGTAATTGATGCGGCGGCGGCCCCCGGTGGTAAGTCCACCCATATTGCTCAATTGATGGAAAACACCGGTTTGATATTATCCTTTGATATTCATCCGCATAAACTAAAGTTGATTGAAGAGAATTGTCGCAGGTTGGGCATTACCAATGTCAAAGTAAGCGTGGGCGATAGCCGAGAAATAGCTGCTGATTTACACAATTGGGCAGACTATGTATTGCTGGATGCCCCTTGTTCCGGATTAGGGGTATTGCGCCGCAGACCTGATGCCCGGTGGCGTAAAGAGGCTTACCAAATTCCGGCAATTGTTAAATTGCAACGGGAAATGTTGGAAAGTGTCAGTAAATGTGTGCGGCCAGGTGGGGTGTTGGTCTACAGTACCTGTACCATTACCTATGAAGAAAATTTGGGGCAGGTCAAATCCTTTTTAAAGGAACATGACGAATTCATTTTAGAGGACTTAACACCGTTATTGCCAGCCAATATGGCCAACGAGCCAGATATAGCCAAAGGTTATGTTCAATTGCTACCCCATGTGCACGGTATGGACGGTTTCTTTTTAGCCCGTATGCGAAAAAGAGGATTAAGTCATAAGCTGTAG
- the rlmN gene encoding 23S rRNA (adenine(2503)-C(2))-methyltransferase RlmN has translation MMAKLNLRDLNLQEMEALIVDLGEQKFRAKQICQWILQHGVTDFDQMTNIGKGLRQKLQDVAYLGGLEVLARQTASSGDTVKYLFGYPDGEAVESVLMRHSYGRSACVSTQVGCRMGCRFCASTIAGVVRNLSSGEIYDQVLAIQRDSQERVSHVVLMGSGEPLDNYEQTIKFIRNIAEPYGLNISYRHLTLSTCGIVPGIKKLAQEKMAITLAVSLHAPNDQLRNQIMPINRRYPLSQLIPACKEYVEITGRRITFEYSLMKGVNDGVTHADELGQLLKGMLCHVNLIPINPVKERGFERTASPQIMQFQKNLERHGVTATVRKEMGADIDAACGQLRRRVSTNPQHK, from the coding sequence ATTATGGCCAAGCTAAACCTGAGGGATTTAAATTTGCAAGAGATGGAAGCATTGATTGTAGATTTAGGAGAACAAAAATTCAGAGCGAAACAAATTTGTCAATGGATACTGCAGCATGGGGTTACCGATTTTGACCAGATGACTAATATTGGCAAAGGTTTACGCCAGAAACTGCAAGATGTTGCTTATTTAGGTGGCCTGGAGGTGCTGGCTAGACAAACGGCATCCAGTGGCGACACAGTAAAATACTTATTTGGTTATCCCGATGGTGAAGCGGTTGAAAGTGTGCTAATGCGGCATTCCTATGGCCGATCTGCCTGCGTTTCCACTCAGGTTGGTTGTCGGATGGGTTGCCGTTTTTGTGCTTCTACAATTGCCGGAGTGGTGCGTAACCTGAGCAGTGGCGAAATATACGATCAAGTGTTGGCCATCCAAAGGGATAGTCAAGAGCGGGTAAGCCATGTGGTATTAATGGGGTCTGGAGAACCACTGGATAACTATGAACAGACAATCAAATTTATCCGCAATATTGCCGAACCCTATGGCTTGAATATCAGTTACCGCCATTTGACCCTAAGCACTTGTGGCATTGTGCCGGGTATTAAAAAATTGGCCCAAGAAAAAATGGCCATTACGCTGGCGGTGTCATTGCATGCCCCCAATGATCAGTTGCGCAACCAGATTATGCCCATTAACCGGCGCTACCCGCTTTCGCAGTTAATTCCTGCCTGTAAAGAGTATGTAGAGATTACCGGCAGAAGAATTACCTTTGAATACTCACTGATGAAGGGGGTCAACGATGGTGTTACCCATGCCGATGAGTTGGGGCAGTTGCTCAAGGGGATGCTGTGTCACGTCAATTTAATTCCTATCAACCCGGTTAAGGAACGTGGTTTTGAACGCACCGCTTCCCCGCAAATTATGCAATTTCAAAAAAACTTGGAAAGACACGGTGTCACTGCCACCGTTAGAAAAGAGATGGGGGCCGATATAGATGCTGCCTGTGGCCAATTGCGCAGGCGGGTCAGTACCAACCCCCAGCATAAATAA